In Primulina eburnea isolate SZY01 chromosome 3, ASM2296580v1, whole genome shotgun sequence, one DNA window encodes the following:
- the LOC140828140 gene encoding small ribosomal subunit protein eS30z/eS30y/eS30x, with amino-acid sequence MGKVHGSLARAGKVRGQTPKVAKQDKKKKPRGRAHKRMQYNRRFVTAVVGFGKKRGPNSSEK; translated from the exons ATGG GTAAGGTACACGGGTCACTAGCGCGTGCGGGAAAGGTGAGAGGACAGACGCCGAAGGTGGCGAAGCAGGACAAGAAGAAGAAGCCCCGCGGCCGTGCTCACAAGCGCATGCAATACAACCGCCGCTTTGTCACTGCCG TTGTTGGATTTGGTAAGAAGAGAGGACCAAACTCATCAGAGAAGTAA
- the LOC140825892 gene encoding vacuolar protein sorting-associated protein 32 homolog 2-like, with protein sequence MFSRILGRPKQETSALATLDKLNETLEMLEKKESVLQKKASAEVEKARNYTKAKNKRAAIQCLKRKKLYEEQMGQLANFQLRIHDQMIMLEGAKATTDTVDALRSGAAAMKAMQKATNIDDVDKTMDQINEQTENMKLIQEALATPVGAAADFDEDELEAELEELESAELEEQLLQPATTAPAAAVHVPSGRVPSRPVPQRRTEEEDELAALQAEMAL encoded by the exons ATGTTTTCCCGGATTTTGGGCAGGCCTAAGCAAGAGACTAGTGCTCTGGCCACTCTTGATAAATTGAACGAG ACTCTTGAGATGCTTGAGAAGAAGGAAAGTGTCCTTCAAAAGAAGGCTTCAGCAGAAGTTGAGAAGGCTAGAAACTATACAAAAGCTAAGAACAAGAGAG CGGCTATACAGTGTTTGAAGAGGAAGAAACTCTATGAAGAACAGATGGGGCAACTTGCAAATTTCCAGCTTCGAATCCATGACCAG ATGATAATGTTGGAAGGTGCAAAAGCTACTACAGATACTGTAGATGCCTTGAGAAGTGGAGCGGCTGCAATGAAAGCAATGCAGAAAGCAAC GAATATCGACGATGTGGACAAAACGATGGACCAGATAAACGAGCAGACGGAGAACATGAAGCTAATACAGGAAGCCCTGGCTACACCTGTTGGTGCGGCAGCTGATTTTGATGAG GATGAACTGGAGGCGGAACTAGAAGAATTAGAAAGTGCTGAGTTGGAGGAACAGCTTCTTCAGCCTGCAACCACCGCCCCTGCTGCTGCAGTGCACGTCCCTTCAGGCAGAGTACCTTCTCGCCCAGTCCCTCAGAGACGGACAGAGGAGGAAGACGAACTTGCTGCTTTGCAAGCAGAAATGGCACTCTAA